The window gaatcagcacctccaaatccgaggccatggttctcgaccggaaaaaggtggcctgctccctccaggtgggaggagagttcctgcctcaagtggaggagtttaagtatcttggggtcttgttcacgagtgagggaaggacggagcgtgagattgacagacggatcggtgcagcggccgcagtaatgcggtctttgtatcggtctgtcgtggtgaagagagagctgagccgaaaggcgaagctctcgatttaccagtcaatctacgttccgaccctcacctatggccatgaactctgggtcatgaccgaaagaataagatcccggatacaagcggccgaaatgagtttcctccgcagggtggcagggcgctcccttagagatagggtgaagagctctgtcacccgggaggagctcagagtagagccgctgctcctccacatcgagaggagccagctgaggtggctcgggcatctgtttcggatgcccccgggacgcctccctcgggaggtgttcctggcatgtccctccgggaggagaccccgaggaagacccaggacacgctggtgtgactatgtcactcagctggcctgggaacgccttggggtcctcccggaagagctggaggcagtatccggggagagggaagtctgggtgtccctgctcaggcagctgcccccgcgacccggccccggataagcggaagaaaatggatggatggatggatgtctTTAATGATAATTGTATATGGAATATAATAACAATGAGTAAGTGAAATGAAACCATTTCAATGCTGTACACTTTATTGTGGCATATCATCTCAGAAGATCTCTGCATCAGTAATAATGTCATGCTGTGGTGGTTTTGGGAAAACATCCAATGATTGGTTCCTTGTAATCCCCAACAAAATATGGATACTTTTAATGTCAATATTTTCAATTGGCTAAATGTTAGAACAATGAGAAAATGCATGGGGATTAAATTTTTTAACAagaatgaagacattttttttctgaatttaaaaaagacagaacTTAGATATACCAGAAGAGGCAATGGATACGAGACCTCTCGATAAGTGACACATGATGTCAGTTACAGAAATGTCTCATATGTGTGTAAATAGCAAAAAGCCATTGGTTTAACTGAGCAAAACAGCCAATGCTGTTACAAATTCCATGTCTATAAGGGCTTTTTTCTGCAGTCTTTCCAAGAAAAGCCTTTTATTAGATGAAGTGAACAAaaattttactttgaaatacaACTTGCAAGCGATATGATAACTTTCTATAACTGACAAATGATGTAAGCATTCAGGGAGCATTCTTGTGTCAGTCGCCAGACGCCATGTTCTGACAGCATGGTGCAGCCTGTATCCCCAACGGATCTGTCTGGCTGCCCTGCTCCCCATTTGGTGAAGGTCAGAGGTTGGTTTTTCATATTTGTTTCAAAATTCCCCTCTGTTTTGTTACTGTTGACGTTGATCCAGGCAATCTTGTTAACATCCCCAAAGAACTGTGTCAGTATGTTGTTCTCCTCCTCGTTCTGGGGCAGAGCCAGCTCTAAGTCTTGCTGGGAGCAGAAGTCGACGGCCCTGGAGAAAGAACCCCTCTCCTTGTAGGACACAAAGTAATTCTGACCAACTCTTCGGACAAAGTCGTAGTTAATAgctgaaaaaaggaaagaagtcAAAATTAGATTTTGTGTGACAAAATGATCTTTACCCactgacttgtttttatttttattttttgggggggggatgGGGGTTATTTAAAGCACTATTTGATTACAAGCAGTCCGATCtggtttattaattcattatttttcaacaaattttttttggccttttatggcttttatTGATAGTtcagctgaagatgtgacagaaaacaggttgagagagagggggagtgacatgcagcaaagggccccaggccgggagtcaagCCCTAGCCCTaaccgctgcagcgaggacaaagcctctgtacatgggatgcgTGCTCTACCAAATGAGCTAAACAGTGCCCCCAGATCTGATTTCTGACATCAGATATCCACTCACTATGGTCAATATCGCCCCCTGGTGATATCGCACCTTCACCTACATGTAGCaacctgggcccgtattcacaaagaatcttaaggctaaaagtagctcctaacaggcaaATTTAGGAGcaaaaaataatgggcgtgtcagtcgtaactttaggactcctaatttttgaaaataagagttattcacaaaacattttaagcc is drawn from Sparus aurata chromosome 8, fSpaAur1.1, whole genome shotgun sequence and contains these coding sequences:
- the LOC115586016 gene encoding pulmonary surfactant-associated protein D-like isoform X1, which produces MMRVCLLLYILCLMAPLGYCQHPGPPGPKGDRGDPGPPGRAGIAGFPGLPGRPGAPGRHGEAGPPGPPGHPGLRGQLGVPGPTVHVLCSQGLFGNTGQELQTLKERTAKLELAINYDFVRRVGQNYFVSYKERGSFSRAVDFCSQQDLELALPQNEEENNILTQFFGDVNKIAWINVNSNKTEGNFETNMKNQPLTFTKWGAGQPDRSVGDTGCTMLSEHGVWRLTQECSLNAYIICQL